Proteins encoded within one genomic window of Spirulina major PCC 6313:
- a CDS encoding Cas10/Cmr2 second palm domain-containing protein, whose protein sequence is MYLVLIETSGNQHYIFSTNRLRENIGASELTYQAGTLWVIEAVAIQNKEVLFPDWRTPEKLREMLRKDNPALESSNRKAEIIVAASGKALILTRNKKTAKAIISHVTKTALIKAPGLDISGVYEEIEDWDNDSLADAIKAVHKKFEEARSRRSSAENRFLRLPIVASCAVSGLPASEIDYLGKERKLISKVSAVKCDKAPDAQTRLTSLDEKLKKQIDQILRDEESTEEKRSWLAIVHADGNGLGQIFIKFEDYIGEDKSNRNYINHYREFSLALDECTEAAFKEALNIFPEEPDLKTEKMIPIVPLIIGGDDLTVVCDGHYALEFTRVFLQKFEEQTKNKPAISKIAEEAFGIGRLSACAGVAIVKRHFPFSVAYELAEKLIKSAKDVKRKVTCVPIPDKIPENPPTPFPCSAIDFHILYDTSGVDLSDIRAQLEPESNTQLYNRPYVVSENLEQANGKDWAKLHRWELLSNRVHALKAGKLPSSQSHAFRTTLFINKSAADSQYKLIEQRYDLTPFTESEKSLFYQSQDIYSTSFLDALDAMNFLKSAQHEQNQTEEEAE, encoded by the coding sequence ATGTATCTTGTTCTCATTGAAACGTCTGGTAATCAGCACTACATTTTTTCCACGAACCGCCTTCGCGAAAATATCGGCGCGTCGGAGTTAACCTATCAGGCGGGAACTTTGTGGGTGATTGAAGCCGTTGCTATTCAAAATAAAGAGGTGTTATTCCCAGATTGGCGTACACCAGAAAAGCTAAGGGAAATGTTGCGTAAGGATAATCCTGCTCTTGAAAGTTCAAATCGTAAAGCGGAGATTATTGTAGCAGCATCTGGTAAAGCGTTAATTTTAACCAGAAATAAAAAAACTGCGAAAGCAATTATCTCTCATGTCACTAAAACTGCTTTGATAAAAGCACCAGGACTTGACATTTCTGGCGTTTATGAAGAAATTGAAGATTGGGACAATGATTCTCTAGCGGATGCGATCAAGGCAGTTCATAAAAAGTTTGAAGAGGCGCGATCGCGCCGTTCCTCCGCAGAAAACCGTTTTCTCCGCCTCCCCATAGTCGCCAGTTGTGCCGTTAGTGGTTTACCCGCTTCTGAAATTGACTATCTAGGGAAAGAACGAAAGTTGATTTCAAAAGTTAGTGCGGTTAAGTGTGATAAAGCTCCAGATGCTCAAACAAGGCTGACAAGTTTGGATGAAAAGCTTAAAAAGCAAATTGACCAAATACTTCGTGATGAGGAATCCACCGAAGAGAAACGCTCTTGGTTAGCAATTGTTCATGCAGATGGCAATGGTTTAGGTCAAATTTTCATAAAATTTGAAGATTATATCGGAGAAGATAAAAGCAATCGTAACTACATTAACCATTACCGAGAATTTTCTTTAGCCCTTGACGAGTGTACAGAAGCCGCTTTCAAAGAAGCGTTAAACATTTTTCCAGAAGAGCCAGATTTAAAAACTGAAAAAATGATTCCAATTGTTCCCTTGATCATTGGTGGTGATGACTTAACTGTTGTCTGTGATGGTCATTATGCCCTTGAATTCACCAGAGTATTCTTACAGAAATTTGAAGAACAAACTAAAAACAAACCTGCTATTTCTAAAATCGCCGAGGAAGCATTTGGTATAGGTCGTCTTTCTGCTTGTGCAGGGGTTGCTATTGTGAAACGTCACTTTCCGTTCTCTGTTGCTTATGAACTTGCAGAGAAGCTGATTAAATCTGCCAAAGATGTCAAGCGAAAAGTCACTTGTGTTCCTATCCCAGATAAAATTCCTGAAAATCCCCCTACCCCCTTTCCTTGTTCAGCAATTGATTTTCATATTCTCTATGATACAAGCGGTGTTGATTTAAGTGATATTCGCGCTCAACTTGAGCCAGAATCTAATACTCAACTTTATAATCGTCCCTATGTGGTAAGCGAAAATCTAGAACAAGCTAATGGAAAAGATTGGGCAAAACTACATCGTTGGGAATTGCTCAGTAATCGGGTTCATGCTCTTAAAGCTGGAAAACTTCCCAGTAGCCAAAGTCATGCTTTTCGCACTACTTTATTTATCAACAAATCGGCGGCAGATTCTCAATACAAACTGATTGAACAACGTTACGACTTAACCCCATTTACTGAATCAGAGAAATCTTTATTTTATCAAAGTCAAGATATTTATAGCACATCATTCCTTGATGCTCTAGATGCAATGAATTTTTTGAAATCGGCTCAACATGAACAAAACCAAACCGAGGAAGAAGCAGAATGA
- a CDS encoding RAMP superfamily CRISPR-associated protein produces MILTVPDTFTLQITMNSDWHIGAGSGRGEIDSEVQRDADGLPYIPAKTLNGILRDGCEQVALALGGDWQQWIDFLFGDQPNRAKKETEKEAAETEPRPAALAIHSAHLDQTLRDALKGKRELQNAITFIKPSVAIDPKKGSAAPQALRFEEVARMDAVLTAENCTLNFDNYSSITGDQKKIAFALLIAGTKMIERLGGKRRRGNGNCKITVNNQAHDWLKWLKNNHQKTSDPPQWEKPKLASQNKSDGVHKSDSTWFTVPLTITTQSPIVLPKRTVGNVVECLDYIPGRYFLGHLHKVLGSFMDVSGAISRGELVITNATIKIDEVAGRPTPFCIFSKKLEGGLSKTKVVKVGEVYNRFQEAEPKDEQGKDIQIKGERSGYVGQFDSFYLPSYKTVKLEVNTHNTIHDESQRPSSETDGAVYSYQNIPADTTFKAELRLPQSIKEYLSSKDKSKDWWKLLHGEIRIGQSKKDQYGLVKVSAKKPKQFNSSHQLQNFLYVWFLSDVLMRDKRLNPTTDPEIFRERLETALDVKLHERPHEKHEDLLSLMMKPRRTESWQVRWGLPRPSLLGWQAGSCVVYEVEGEIDSKKLAELEARGIGDRRAEGYGQICFNDPLLMAELKDKTRSESPKKLEDKPDVDFKPIPYDVTISYDEQPALPKYARTIEIAAWREAIENKALALAANISDRERILGIKIDGKDSQPPMSQLGGLRSAMRHLTQQISPNTVTQWIDAIKQVENRKDKWPQGSLETIRSLVKDFDLVWRELEDYNDLTITENGKARLESDLWAEAVRTLVDAMIRAHKRDLEKVQKDSNNGEAT; encoded by the coding sequence ATGATTTTAACAGTTCCCGATACTTTTACCCTTCAAATCACAATGAACAGCGACTGGCATATTGGTGCGGGTTCAGGTCGTGGTGAAATTGATAGCGAAGTTCAGCGTGATGCTGATGGCTTGCCCTATATTCCCGCGAAAACCTTAAACGGAATTTTACGAGATGGCTGTGAACAGGTCGCCCTGGCACTGGGGGGAGACTGGCAGCAGTGGATTGATTTCTTATTCGGCGACCAGCCTAATCGTGCTAAGAAGGAAACAGAAAAAGAGGCAGCAGAAACCGAGCCAAGGCCCGCAGCCCTTGCTATACATTCGGCTCATCTAGATCAAACCCTACGCGATGCACTCAAGGGCAAACGGGAACTACAAAATGCAATTACCTTCATCAAACCCAGCGTTGCCATTGATCCTAAAAAAGGTTCAGCCGCTCCTCAAGCTCTCCGATTTGAAGAAGTGGCAAGAATGGATGCAGTTCTTACAGCAGAAAACTGCACTCTCAATTTTGACAATTATTCAAGCATTACAGGTGATCAGAAAAAAATAGCTTTTGCCCTCTTGATTGCCGGAACAAAAATGATTGAGCGTTTAGGGGGGAAACGTCGCCGAGGAAATGGAAATTGTAAAATTACGGTAAATAATCAAGCCCATGACTGGTTGAAATGGCTGAAAAATAATCATCAAAAAACTAGCGATCCTCCACAATGGGAAAAACCGAAACTAGCAAGTCAAAATAAATCAGATGGTGTTCATAAATCCGATTCAACTTGGTTTACTGTTCCTCTTACTATCACTACTCAATCTCCTATTGTTTTACCTAAACGAACAGTTGGGAACGTTGTGGAATGCTTGGACTATATCCCTGGTCGTTACTTTTTGGGTCACTTGCATAAAGTGTTAGGGAGTTTTATGGATGTGAGTGGTGCAATTAGTCGGGGTGAATTAGTGATAACGAATGCCACGATTAAGATTGATGAGGTTGCAGGTCGTCCGACTCCATTTTGTATTTTCAGTAAAAAACTAGAGGGTGGTTTGAGTAAAACTAAGGTTGTTAAAGTTGGAGAAGTTTATAACCGTTTTCAAGAAGCAGAACCGAAAGATGAACAAGGAAAAGACATTCAAATAAAAGGTGAGCGAAGTGGGTATGTGGGTCAGTTTGATAGTTTTTACCTTCCCTCGTATAAGACTGTCAAACTAGAAGTCAATACTCATAACACGATTCATGATGAGTCTCAGCGTCCATCTTCTGAAACGGATGGGGCTGTTTATAGCTATCAAAATATTCCAGCCGATACAACGTTTAAGGCCGAGTTGCGACTACCTCAAAGTATTAAAGAATATTTGTCATCTAAAGATAAATCTAAAGACTGGTGGAAATTGCTTCATGGTGAAATCCGAATTGGTCAATCTAAAAAAGACCAATATGGCTTAGTTAAAGTTTCAGCTAAAAAGCCCAAACAGTTTAATTCTTCTCACCAACTTCAAAACTTTTTATATGTTTGGTTTTTGTCGGATGTTTTAATGCGAGATAAGCGACTGAATCCAACAACTGATCCTGAAATTTTTCGAGAACGTTTAGAAACTGCATTAGATGTAAAGCTACACGAGCGACCACATGAGAAGCATGAGGATTTACTTTCGTTGATGATGAAACCACGCCGTACAGAGTCATGGCAGGTGCGTTGGGGTTTGCCACGTCCTTCGCTGCTGGGTTGGCAGGCGGGGAGTTGTGTTGTTTACGAAGTTGAGGGAGAGATTGATTCTAAAAAGTTGGCTGAGTTGGAAGCAAGGGGAATTGGCGATCGCCGCGCTGAAGGCTATGGACAAATCTGTTTCAATGATCCTCTTTTAATGGCAGAGCTTAAGGATAAAACTCGATCTGAGTCACCTAAGAAACTAGAGGATAAGCCTGATGTTGACTTCAAACCAATTCCTTACGATGTAACAATTTCTTACGATGAGCAACCAGCCCTACCTAAATATGCTCGGACAATTGAGATCGCAGCATGGCGGGAGGCGATTGAGAATAAGGCGTTGGCTCTTGCTGCAAATATTTCAGATCGAGAAAGAATTTTAGGCATCAAAATTGATGGGAAAGACAGCCAACCACCGATGAGTCAATTGGGTGGACTGCGATCAGCCATGCGACACTTGACTCAACAAATTTCACCCAACACAGTTACACAATGGATTGATGCGATTAAGCAAGTAGAAAACCGTAAGGATAAATGGCCTCAAGGAAGTCTTGAGACTATCCGCAGCTTAGTAAAAGACTTTGATCTGGTTTGGCGAGAGCTTGAAGATTACAATGACTTGACTATTACCGAAAATGGTAAAGCAAGGCTTGAATCTGACCTCTGGGCAGAAGCAGTGCGAACTTTAGTAGATGCTATGATTCGCGCCCACAAACGGGATTTAGAAAAAGTACAAAAAGACTCTAACAATGGGGAGGCAACATAA
- a CDS encoding RAMP superfamily CRISPR-associated protein → MARAIHTRWKISGTLTAETPIHVGGMGGDADTDLALAVNGRGHYYIPGTSLAGALRGWMSKPFTNNDLEKLEHPVNQIWGFQDKQSNGHASFIIIDDAEVTLTHNMTIEIREGVGIDRHTGAAADGFKYSRAILPKGVTFPLNITLDGQANKNPDELWKILRALEEGDIRIGAAKTRGLGKIKLSITSIHKQKFDAENIFDVLLSGGQLRQWDELKPQQYNSPDKLTLDITWKPKDPVMVKAEGDGIAVDILPLVSQATGKTHFVIPGSSIKGVLRAHAERIVRTVCELETSDKFLHQVQLNLINEVFGAASRSEKDPGKMGALSVDDCYATIGMNPENWSAVENATSMAVGEFKPLVNTAIKKKDERYQTLQPAMHVAVDRWTGGAAEGMLYSVLEPIGVDWGQIGIHLDLERLKKYGEGNVQPAIALLFLVLRDFANRKIPIGYGTNRGMGTVEVTEMKLNCSPIEGLAGIDQVQAITPDLSSLGNGLLRNLTNAWQDWITQNQEAA, encoded by the coding sequence ATGGCACGGGCAATACATACGCGCTGGAAAATTAGCGGCACACTAACGGCTGAAACACCCATTCATGTGGGGGGTATGGGAGGTGATGCGGATACGGATCTTGCCTTAGCGGTTAATGGTCGAGGTCACTACTACATTCCTGGTACGAGTTTGGCGGGGGCTTTGCGGGGTTGGATGAGTAAACCTTTTACTAACAATGATCTTGAAAAGTTAGAACACCCAGTTAATCAAATTTGGGGGTTTCAAGACAAACAAAGTAATGGTCATGCGAGTTTCATCATTATTGATGATGCTGAGGTTACATTAACTCATAACATGACTATAGAAATTCGGGAAGGAGTAGGGATTGATCGCCACACCGGAGCCGCCGCCGATGGCTTTAAATATAGTCGTGCTATTCTTCCTAAAGGGGTTACTTTTCCTCTGAATATTACTCTCGATGGTCAAGCCAATAAAAATCCCGATGAACTCTGGAAAATTTTGCGTGCTCTAGAAGAAGGTGATATTCGTATTGGAGCAGCAAAAACGCGAGGCTTGGGGAAAATAAAGCTGAGCATCACCAGTATTCATAAGCAAAAATTTGATGCTGAGAACATTTTTGATGTTCTGCTCAGTGGTGGTCAACTGCGACAATGGGATGAGTTAAAACCTCAACAATATAATTCTCCAGATAAATTAACCTTAGATATTACTTGGAAGCCCAAAGATCCAGTTATGGTCAAAGCTGAAGGGGATGGGATTGCGGTGGATATTTTGCCTTTGGTGAGTCAGGCGACGGGAAAGACTCATTTTGTGATTCCAGGCAGTTCAATTAAAGGAGTGTTACGCGCCCATGCTGAACGCATTGTGCGAACAGTTTGTGAGTTAGAAACAAGCGATAAATTTCTTCATCAAGTCCAACTCAATCTAATTAATGAGGTATTTGGTGCTGCATCACGTAGCGAAAAAGACCCAGGAAAAATGGGTGCGCTATCGGTTGATGATTGTTATGCAACAATTGGGATGAATCCTGAAAATTGGTCGGCTGTTGAGAATGCGACCAGTATGGCGGTGGGTGAGTTTAAACCGTTAGTGAATACTGCCATTAAGAAAAAGGATGAACGCTATCAAACTTTGCAGCCTGCGATGCACGTTGCTGTCGATCGCTGGACGGGAGGGGCGGCGGAGGGAATGCTGTACAGCGTTTTAGAACCGATTGGGGTTGACTGGGGACAGATTGGCATCCATCTAGATTTAGAACGGCTTAAGAAATATGGTGAGGGTAATGTGCAGCCTGCGATCGCGCTTCTTTTCCTCGTTCTCCGCGATTTTGCTAACCGAAAAATTCCTATCGGTTACGGTACAAATCGTGGTATGGGAACCGTTGAGGTGACAGAGATGAAGCTGAACTGTAGTCCAATTGAAGGATTGGCAGGAATTGATCAAGTTCAGGCGATCACGCCCGATTTATCCAGCCTGGGTAATGGTTTACTGCGCAACTTAACTAACGCTTGGCAAGATTGGATTACTCAAAATCAGGAGGCAGCATGA
- the csx19 gene encoding type III-D CRISPR-associated protein Csx19 has product MTETTSTILYSYRSDQLVTLEQAIQHCGDVLKGAIALLYSPTECYFLKVTNEEFYDSSGKFDNLNDVFEARIFTEHSELRWLNRDNGKGNAVLLSESKQSLTDFQELDSKPCEALNQKYLLWGEPVKKLDNPPGWKRLAEARIGKLDIPLDTEITGRVYLKTCEYLAEADNYGNAKVDDYGNFGVIEERLVGLEV; this is encoded by the coding sequence ATGACTGAGACAACATCAACAATACTTTACAGTTATCGTAGCGATCAATTAGTGACGCTAGAGCAAGCAATTCAGCATTGTGGTGATGTTTTAAAGGGGGCGATCGCCCTTCTTTATTCACCCACCGAGTGCTACTTTCTCAAAGTAACCAATGAAGAATTTTATGATTCTAGTGGAAAATTCGATAATTTGAATGATGTTTTTGAAGCCAGAATATTTACAGAACATAGCGAGTTACGTTGGTTAAATCGTGATAATGGTAAAGGAAATGCTGTTTTATTATCTGAATCAAAACAATCTCTTACAGACTTCCAAGAACTAGATTCAAAACCTTGTGAAGCCTTGAATCAAAAATATTTGCTTTGGGGTGAACCGGTCAAAAAATTAGATAATCCTCCAGGCTGGAAACGATTGGCAGAAGCCCGTATTGGCAAGCTCGATATTCCACTTGACACAGAAATAACAGGACGAGTTTATCTCAAGACCTGTGAATATCTTGCTGAAGCGGATAATTATGGTAATGCTAAAGTGGATGATTATGGTAATTTTGGTGTGATTGAAGAACGATTAGTTGGGTTGGAGGTTTAG
- a CDS encoding TIGR03986 family type III CRISPR-associated RAMP protein, protein MPTEVGQLFIQFKKNRKGNLQKKNVSVTLNDGQICKLDNVPGKNLPEEQISCALLDQITNVGEEGKKTWAIECEFDEQGQILKLREQGQPWDREEVEVVTVPQRDRPQERARQVSQDRFHNPYNFVPALPRKTDDPELGDRAPVGHGCYLPEYWSGRITVRLTTVTPLLIPDAAEMTEENDHKTYPVRLDADGKPYLPPTSIKGMLRSAYEAVTNSRLSVFEKHNARLAYRMPATEGTTAKPARVEQRKDGLYLRILEASSCVGGAAKLPRYEQRGRAPDKGERRAALQYSGTTLPQHGDPVRVKLNQGKVINIERWEDEHLLGSEWKLGWVCVTGANIGGKQNERVFIQHDRDPAVKVTPGITELWENLIADYQKTHEKDLKERERQGQAPSAYLGHKPGQTAWSRHVYDPNQCKLKEGILCYVELDQNYDLNHLEPEPNDVIALQPVTISRRLYDKKPADLLQESLHPAVDISELSPADRVFGWVNQKNREPNQKTSNTNAYKGQLRIHSVECKTPTTQALKSFDGSGLPLAILGEPKPAQTRFYTAEDKRGTPIESGEAKEYGYETTDRGLRGRKVYPHHGELPEGYWNNPTDDRDRTNQEVDGRYQEYRRPSGENERNSQNKSITGWVEPNTEFNFDIDIINLSQVELGALLWLLSLPEDYHHRLGGGKPLGFGSVRLEIDCSDLREGKDWREFYRSLTTVDQPSIDSEEIIAAYRNAVESAHNSSFDKVEFITAFCRCAKGFEDGFPVHYPRLNHQIDSEGKNYEWFTNNEAGEKLSLPSLVTAKSLPIDPQLDDKSDNSTVAWERPK, encoded by the coding sequence ATGCCTACCGAAGTCGGACAACTTTTTATTCAGTTCAAGAAAAATAGGAAAGGAAACTTACAGAAAAAAAATGTCTCAGTTACTTTAAATGATGGTCAAATCTGCAAACTTGATAATGTTCCCGGCAAAAATCTGCCTGAAGAACAAATTTCGTGTGCTTTACTTGATCAAATTACCAATGTAGGAGAAGAAGGTAAAAAAACTTGGGCTATTGAGTGTGAATTTGACGAACAGGGGCAAATTCTCAAGCTGCGAGAGCAAGGGCAACCATGGGATCGTGAAGAGGTGGAAGTGGTAACAGTACCCCAACGCGATCGCCCCCAAGAGCGAGCTAGACAAGTTTCCCAAGATCGCTTCCATAACCCCTATAACTTTGTCCCTGCTTTACCCCGCAAAACGGATGATCCGGAATTAGGCGATCGCGCTCCTGTCGGCCATGGTTGCTACTTACCAGAGTATTGGTCAGGGCGAATTACCGTGAGGCTCACCACTGTTACGCCTCTGCTCATCCCCGATGCAGCAGAAATGACGGAAGAAAATGACCACAAGACCTATCCCGTGCGATTGGATGCGGATGGGAAGCCATATCTACCGCCAACTTCGATTAAAGGGATGTTGCGATCAGCCTATGAAGCAGTGACAAATTCTCGGTTATCGGTGTTTGAGAAACACAATGCACGATTAGCTTACCGGATGCCTGCTACGGAAGGAACTACTGCTAAACCTGCACGAGTTGAGCAACGAAAGGACGGGTTATATCTCAGAATATTAGAAGCATCGAGTTGTGTTGGAGGAGCCGCTAAACTCCCTCGATACGAACAAAGAGGACGCGCTCCAGATAAAGGAGAGCGGAGGGCTGCATTACAATATTCAGGAACAACATTGCCGCAGCATGGCGATCCCGTCCGAGTCAAACTTAATCAAGGTAAAGTAATTAATATTGAGCGTTGGGAGGATGAACACTTACTAGGTAGTGAGTGGAAACTAGGCTGGGTATGTGTCACAGGAGCAAATATTGGCGGTAAACAGAATGAACGAGTGTTTATCCAGCATGATCGTGATCCTGCTGTCAAAGTTACTCCCGGTATTACGGAACTTTGGGAAAATCTCATTGCCGATTATCAAAAAACTCACGAAAAAGACTTGAAGGAACGTGAACGTCAAGGTCAAGCCCCCAGTGCTTATCTAGGACATAAACCAGGACAAACCGCCTGGTCACGTCATGTTTACGATCCCAATCAGTGCAAACTTAAAGAGGGAATACTCTGCTACGTTGAACTCGATCAGAATTACGATCTCAATCATCTAGAGCCAGAGCCAAATGATGTTATTGCTTTACAGCCTGTCACAATTTCTCGACGACTTTATGATAAGAAGCCAGCGGATCTACTGCAAGAATCTCTACACCCTGCGGTAGATATTTCTGAATTATCTCCGGCAGATCGCGTCTTTGGCTGGGTAAATCAAAAAAATCGAGAACCGAATCAAAAAACATCTAATACTAATGCTTATAAAGGACAATTAAGAATTCATAGTGTTGAATGTAAAACGCCCACTACGCAAGCTCTAAAATCGTTTGATGGCTCTGGACTCCCTCTTGCTATTCTTGGAGAACCTAAACCAGCTCAAACTCGCTTCTATACCGCAGAAGATAAACGTGGCACACCAATTGAGAGCGGGGAAGCGAAAGAGTACGGTTATGAAACGACAGACCGGGGATTACGCGGTCGTAAAGTTTATCCTCATCATGGCGAGTTGCCTGAAGGTTATTGGAATAACCCCACAGATGATCGTGATCGAACAAACCAAGAAGTAGACGGACGTTATCAAGAATATCGCCGCCCCAGTGGTGAAAATGAGCGTAATTCTCAAAATAAATCAATCACCGGTTGGGTTGAGCCAAACACTGAATTTAACTTTGATATTGATATTATCAATTTATCGCAGGTTGAGTTAGGCGCGTTATTGTGGTTATTGAGTTTACCAGAAGACTATCATCATCGTTTAGGAGGAGGAAAGCCGTTAGGTTTTGGGAGTGTACGTCTTGAGATCGATTGTAGTGATCTACGTGAAGGTAAAGACTGGCGAGAGTTTTATCGTTCACTAACTACAGTTGATCAACCCAGCATTGATTCAGAAGAAATTATTGCTGCTTATCGTAATGCCGTTGAGTCTGCTCATAATTCTTCTTTTGATAAAGTTGAATTTATTACTGCCTTCTGTCGTTGTGCAAAAGGCTTTGAGGATGGTTTTCCTGTTCATTACCCACGACTTAATCACCAAATTGATTCAGAAGGTAAAAACTATGAATGGTTTACGAATAATGAAGCAGGTGAAAAATTGAGCTTGCCTAGTCTAGTCACAGCGAAAAGCCTACCTATAGATCCACAACTTGATGATAAATCAGATAATTCAACAGTAGCTTGGGAACGACCAAAATAA
- the csx2 gene encoding TIGR02221 family CRISPR-associated protein, whose protein sequence is MIKIITFLGDRGPLETTYFFNGKLYTGGVFAEALHKFCLYDTMLVCVTEEAKENTWPHLEKLNDSRIKPIDIPIGRNNEEMWETFKIITEHINEKDTVIFDITHGLRSLPFLSFLFAAYLKTAKNVTIDAIYYGALDLRDRATKGPAPVIDLSEFISMIDWITATDQFLQTGDARKLAGLLNPTHQSSNVTKKAANTLSDISLATLLCQPFELSKTAKNLEKSLLKAQNDLENSVPPFEMLRQKITNTFNDFVSDPESDIKKSLKSQFKLIKWYQENNRIREAITLSREWLITMVSYRLSVPFTLNVRKRELITKAISGIEMVDRGALLPEELNEYGRIIFDSWNKQDKKNIIQLWNVLQPVRNTLDHAGHQEGAMSLKTIVKKAEDNITPLLDDLAKSWDIALSSSENNVNPKHDRTS, encoded by the coding sequence ATGATCAAAATCATTACTTTTTTAGGAGATCGTGGTCCTTTAGAAACCACTTACTTTTTTAATGGGAAGCTGTACACTGGAGGCGTATTTGCTGAAGCTCTACATAAGTTTTGCTTGTACGATACTATGCTGGTCTGTGTTACAGAAGAGGCAAAAGAAAATACTTGGCCACATCTAGAAAAATTAAATGATTCACGGATTAAGCCTATCGATATACCGATAGGAAGAAATAATGAAGAAATGTGGGAAACATTTAAGATAATTACAGAACATATTAATGAAAAAGATACTGTAATTTTTGATATCACTCATGGTTTACGGTCATTGCCCTTTCTCTCATTTTTGTTTGCAGCTTATTTAAAGACAGCCAAAAATGTAACTATCGATGCAATTTATTATGGTGCTCTAGACCTACGTGATCGAGCAACAAAGGGCCCTGCTCCTGTAATTGATCTTTCCGAATTTATTTCTATGATTGATTGGATTACAGCAACAGATCAGTTTTTACAAACAGGTGACGCTCGTAAGTTAGCTGGACTATTAAATCCCACCCATCAGTCTTCCAATGTAACTAAGAAAGCGGCAAACACACTTTCGGATATTTCTTTGGCAACCCTGTTATGTCAACCTTTTGAACTTTCTAAAACAGCCAAAAATCTTGAAAAATCTTTGTTGAAAGCTCAAAATGACTTAGAAAATAGTGTGCCACCATTTGAAATGCTAAGACAAAAAATAACAAATACATTCAATGACTTTGTTTCTGATCCAGAATCAGACATCAAAAAATCTCTGAAGTCACAATTCAAGCTTATAAAATGGTATCAAGAAAATAATCGTATTCGAGAGGCAATAACACTTTCAAGAGAATGGCTAATCACCATGGTTTCATATCGACTAAGTGTTCCCTTCACTCTTAATGTGCGTAAACGTGAGTTGATTACTAAGGCTATTTCTGGTATCGAAATGGTTGATCGTGGTGCTTTATTACCGGAAGAGTTAAATGAATATGGAAGAATAATCTTTGATTCTTGGAATAAACAAGACAAAAAAAATATCATTCAATTATGGAATGTTTTACAACCTGTACGAAATACTCTTGATCATGCAGGTCATCAAGAAGGGGCTATGTCATTAAAAACAATTGTTAAGAAAGCCGAAGATAATATCACTCCCTTACTAGATGATCTTGCCAAATCTTGGGATATAGCACTTTCTAGTTCTGAAAATAATGTTAACCCCAAACACGATCGCACTTCCTAA
- a CDS encoding Uma2 family endonuclease: protein MTLTQPRADRVLLHPITWPQFEALLDCLGDHRASRIAYSAETLEIMTPLPEHEYYRDAIGDAIKDIADELDLDYESYGSTTWRREIKQAGLEPDNCFYFQNEALVRGKLTFDLNQDPPPDLALEIDLTHKSLARFPIYARLGVPEIWCYEQQELRLYTLQSGQYGEVERSPIFPMLPLRELPQLIESHRTQGRRALRRSVREWVRSQL from the coding sequence ATGACGCTCACCCAACCCCGCGCCGATCGCGTCCTCCTCCACCCCATCACCTGGCCACAATTTGAAGCCTTACTCGATTGTTTAGGCGATCATCGGGCCAGCCGGATTGCGTACAGTGCCGAAACCCTAGAAATTATGACCCCACTCCCTGAGCACGAATATTATCGAGATGCGATCGGAGATGCGATTAAAGACATTGCGGATGAACTCGATTTAGACTACGAAAGTTATGGCTCGACCACTTGGCGGCGAGAAATTAAACAAGCCGGTCTTGAACCGGACAACTGTTTTTACTTTCAAAATGAGGCCCTGGTGCGGGGCAAACTCACCTTTGATCTCAATCAAGACCCGCCTCCCGACCTCGCTCTTGAAATCGATCTCACCCATAAATCCTTAGCCCGTTTCCCGATTTACGCCCGCTTAGGAGTTCCCGAAATTTGGTGTTATGAACAGCAGGAACTCAGGCTGTACACCTTACAGTCCGGGCAATATGGCGAAGTGGAACGTAGTCCCATTTTTCCGATGTTACCCCTTCGGGAGTTACCGCAGTTAATTGAATCCCACCGCACCCAAGGTCGGCGGGCGTTGCGGCGATCGGTGCGGGAGTGGGTGCGATCACAGCTTTAG